TCACCCGGTCCCACGAATCCTTCGTCATCCGGAGGATCAGGTTGTCCTCGGTGATCCCCGCGTTGTTGACGAGCACGTCGAGGCGCCCCTCGCCGTCGGCGATTCCCTTCATCGCGGCGGCGATCGACGCCGGGTCCGCGACGTCGAGCGCGACGGCGCGGGCCTTGCCGCCCGCCGCTTCGATCGAGGCGACGAGCGTCGAGAGCTTGTCGGCGCTCCGGGCCGCGCAGAGCGCGACCGCGCCTTCCGCCGCGAAACGGCGGGCGATCGCCTCGCCGATTCCCTGGGACGCGCCCGTGACAAGGGCGATCTTGCCGGTCAATCGCATGGAGCCTCCGATTTCGGACGGGTTCTACCACGACCGGGCGCGGACCACACCCATGGGGCCGGCGCGGTGGAGGCCCGCGACGGGAGCGATAAGATCCTGTCGATGACCGAACCCCGGCGTCTCACGAGCTTCGTCGCCGGCGTCTTCCGCCTGCCGGCGGACGGCGCGTGGGTCGACGACGTCAACCCTTCCGACGCCTCCGACGTCATCGCCCGCGTCCCGGCAGGAGATCCGGCCGACGTCGACGCGGCCGCGGACGCCGCGTCGGCCGCGCTCCCGTCGTGGCGCGCCCGGACGGGACCCCAGCGGGCCGACGCGCTCTGGGCCTGGGGAGAAGCGATCGCGGCCCGCCGCGAGGAGCTCGCGCAGGCGATGGCGCGCGAGGTCGGGAAGCCGATCGGCGAGGCGCGCGGCGAGGCGGCGCGGTGCGTCGCGATCCTCCGGTATTTCGCCGGCGAAGCGGTGCGGGAGATTGGCGAGGTGATCCCCGCCCAGGCGGCGGGAGCGCTCCAATTCACGCTGCGCGAGCCTCTCGGCGTCGTCGCGCTCGTCACACCGTGGAACTTCCCGGCGGCGATTCCGCTCTGGAAGGCCGCCCCGGCGCTCGCCTTCGGAAACGTCGTCGTGCTGAAGCCCGCCGAAGCGGCCTCCGGGTGCGCCGCGATGCTCGCCGAAACCGCCGCGGCGGCGGGGATCCCTCCGGGCGTCTTCAACGTCGTCCTCGGCTCCGGCGGAGTGATCGGCCCGCGGCTCGTCGAGCACGAGCGGATCCGCGCGGTGAGCTTCACGGGATCGGGCAAGGTCGGCGCGCAGATCGCGGCCTCGGCATCCCGGCGAAACATCCGGTACCAGACCGAGATGGGGGGAAAGAACGTCGTGATCGTCGCGCCGGACGCGGACCTCGATCTCGCCGCGACGCTCACCGTCGCGGGCGCGATGCGCTACGCCGGACAGAAGTGCACCGCGACGAGCCGGGCGGTCGTCGACCGGCGAGTCCGCGACGCGTTCCTCGCGAAGGTCCGCGCTCAGGTCGACGCGCTCGTCCTGGGCCCCGTGACCGACCCGGCGGCCGCGGTCGGGCCGGTGATCAGCCGCGAGTCGAAAGCGTCGATCGACCGGGCGCTCGCCGGCGCGTCCGCGGAGAGGATCCACGGCGGGAAGCTCCCCCCGGGGGACGCCTGGTCGCGCGGCTTCTTCTGCTCCCCGGCGGTCGTCGA
This Thermoanaerobaculia bacterium DNA region includes the following protein-coding sequences:
- a CDS encoding aldehyde dehydrogenase family protein; translation: MTEPRRLTSFVAGVFRLPADGAWVDDVNPSDASDVIARVPAGDPADVDAAADAASAALPSWRARTGPQRADALWAWGEAIAARREELAQAMAREVGKPIGEARGEAARCVAILRYFAGEAVREIGEVIPAQAAGALQFTLREPLGVVALVTPWNFPAAIPLWKAAPALAFGNVVVLKPAEAASGCAAMLAETAAAAGIPPGVFNVVLGSGGVIGPRLVEHERIRAVSFTGSGKVGAQIAASASRRNIRYQTEMGGKNVVIVAPDADLDLAATLTVAGAMRYAGQKCTATSRAVVDRRVRDAFLAKVRAQVDALVLGPVTDPAAAVGPVISRESKASIDRALAGASAERIHGGKLPPGDAWSRGFFCSPAVVENADPESSIARDELFGPVLATFEASDLDEAIALANRTEYGLSASLFTRDIRSALA